Genomic segment of Panicum virgatum strain AP13 chromosome 2K, P.virgatum_v5, whole genome shotgun sequence:
TTTATCTAGTCTTCCGTATCCATTGGCCGTGTTAGATGACGGGAGGATACTGTACTAGTGTGGTTTAGAAAGGCGCGGGCCCTGACAAGGGCGGAGCTTCATTGGGGCCAAGGGGGGCTTTGCCCCCCTGGCCAATGAAAATTCTCACTACGTGAATAGTAAAATAGATATTGTTCATTACTGTAGTAAAAGAGTGGCCCCTCTCATTTGTTTGAAATTCGAGTTCAAGCTCCGCCAGTGGGCCCTGAGAGATCATGTGTCCTATAATAGGGACATGGCAAGATCTGGCCTTTCTGGAAGATTATTTTCCCGTGAGCGTGTACGAAGGAAGTCTATTGCGATCAGGTATTCAGGGTTTCCCCTCTTCTCCAGGAAACAACTAAAGCTAATCGATCTCTGATCCAAAATGATAATACCTGTAACTTTGCACATGATGTTGGATAGTTACAATGATAAACACACACACGTACGGCACATGATGTTGTTTTCTGCAAAtcaaattatttatttatttatttgtaggCGTGAATCCATGATGTACATGTAATCAACAAAGCTATATTTTATATACACGAAGAGTACGCGCTTAGAGAAATGGAAACCACGCAAGGAAACAAGAACCGATGCAAGAACACACATGGGGCAAGGCAACACACCATGCAGTACAGGTGCGCACGAGCTAGGGGACACGCCACGAGTGACACTTCACGACACCACAAACCAGCGGAGTAGCTAGTGATGGGTGGGGGGCATAAATGCTCTAGGGTGCAGGCGCAGCCCTGTTCGATCGAGTGATCGTGCTGCATCATCATGGCTTATTagccgcctccggctccgggaAGTGGAACTCGGGAATGGCGGGCAGCTCGGGCTTGGGCGGCAGCTCGACCTTCGGGAGCGGCGGCAGCTCCGGCTTGGGCGGCAGGTGCGCCTCCGGGAGCGGCGGCAGCTCGACCTTGGGCAGCGGGGGCAGCTCGTGCTCCGGCACCGGCACGGTCAGGTGCGGCGGGAACTCCGGCTCCGCCTCCTTGGGCGccgcttcttcctccagcctccGCGCCGCGCTGCTCGTCGTGACGGCGCACGAGAGGAGCAGCGCGAGGAGCGCGAGGGAGGTCACGGCGGTGGTTCTCGAGGCCATACTCGATGACTCGTGATCAGAGTTTGAGCTAGGTGTTTGATCTGTGGCCTGTGGGGATGGATGATAATGTGAGGAGCCACGCTGTACTTATAGGTATAGCCcattgggtttgctttgctcgtGCAGCGTCGCGCGTGTGGCAGGCTCGCAGCATAGCTGCCGGAGTGGCCAATTGGTTGGTCATCGGCGCCCTGCGGGCTTCTACAGAGTTGGTTAGCCGAACGATTTGGTTCAGAAAACTGCTGTTAGGCCACCAGTTAACAGGATTCTGGAAACGGCATGTCTACACGGAGCACCAACTCAGTACTGGACAGTTCGCCCAGAATCATTTCTTGTTAGCATTAAATATAATAGGCTGATCTTTTGCCCGTTTGTGTATTTTTAAAAGAATTGCCAAATCCGATTTCAGCTAATAATACTGAAACTGGAAGGCAGTCATGTCTCTATCCTGGACGTGGGAGATTATTCGTATGGCTCTATtgtcccttttttttcctttcatgTATTaagttttgcttgtttatcaAACACGAGGAATGCCATTTAACAAACACAGCACCACATGATCCAAGTTACGGTCTATATCAATTCAGTTACACTTCAGCTGACAAGTTACTCcgacaggggggggggggggctgcacACGAATAACGTTCATCACATTCAAAGCCATGAAACCAGCCAACAATCAACTGATTTATAATTCATCATCTTGGGATAATTCAATAATTCTGGTGCCAATTTCACCAAGTAACAAACAAAAAAGTTGAAGAGCAAAATGCAGTGATCCATTACTATGGATCTTACTTATGCATACTCATGCATAAGTGCATACACAAATGCCAAGCCCTGTGCTGTATCTTGATCTGACTGAAGGGTTGCATATGTTCCCAACCATAATTGACATTGTTTGGCTTTTAGGTATGGCTTGTCGACCATACATTGTTTCACATTGCACCTAAATGGTTTCACAAGAGCAAAGCATAAGTATACAGcaggaaataaataaaatgaacCATTTAAAACAACATTGCTTAAGAAACACCCGAACCTCAATAGCATGGACTCAAGAAGCACGA
This window contains:
- the LOC120694009 gene encoding protein PELPK1-like, translated to MASRTTAVTSLALLALLLSCAVTTSSAARRLEEEAAPKEAEPEFPPHLTVPVPEHELPPLPKVELPPLPEAHLPPKPELPPLPKVELPPKPELPAIPEFHFPEPEAANKP